From one Pempheris klunzingeri isolate RE-2024b chromosome 5, fPemKlu1.hap1, whole genome shotgun sequence genomic stretch:
- the srpk2 gene encoding SRSF protein kinase 2 isoform X2: MSSRKVMAIQARKRRPKGKKDRAGHHRRPETQQKAPVSAPPPPPPPPPPPEPAGPPEPEEEILGSDDEEQEDPADYCKGGYHPVKIGDLFNGRYHVIRKLGWGHFSTVWLCWDIQVKNFVAMKVVKSAQHYTETALDEIKLLRCVRESDPIDPNKDMVVQLIDDFKISGVNGIHVCMVFEVLGHHLLKWIIKSNYQGLPLPCVKSIIRQVLQGLDYLHTKCKIIHTDIKPENILMCVDDAFVRRMAMEATEWQKAGAPPPSGSAVSTAPQLKPVGKISKNKKKKLKKKQKRQAELLERRMLEIEALEREAEKKEERAKEGEEKGENECSLPSPMQPPPPPPVGPSMALGESDDDDDDEEDGDEEEEEGGERERERERPVRLTNHTCAAPPQEQSEPPHISDEDPDEEVEEEDEPTPTAENDGPIPPNTEEGNGDPTQAEVVEEEDEEEEEEEEGEEAEEEEEEGGGEGAEDENEEEGTEEKVEEEEEEEEEEEEEKATEREENETEEPKSESKAEEEAVVGEEDSKEQEGEDEEDEEDEEEEDEDEDDDDEDEDEDTTAELLTDTSCPIKPHNNKSNLAKTNGHVLLGSEGLKPNPGTPPPPSPTPEPLLCPLVESELSYTDRDNSLSSGYEMYNGELAEPGLTNGSSERHRVTMPLFPDLPLDPMPGNPISVGTADIAGANSPTADRSRTVSSSSTGDTPKVRARAADLLINPLDPRNAESIRVKIADLGNACWVHKHFTEDIQTRQYRSIEVLIGAGYSTPADIWSTACMAFELATGDYLFEPHSGEDYSRDEDHIALIMELLGKVPRKVVAAGKYSREFFSKKGELRHITKLKPWSLFDVLVEKYGWSHEDAGHFTHFLLPMLEMVPEKRASAGECLNHPWINS, from the exons GCCTGAGACCCAGCAGAAAGCGCCGGTGAGTGCCCCTCCTCCCCCGCcgccccctccacctccccctgaGCCGGCAGGGCCCCCAGAGCCGGAGGAGGAGATCCTTGGCTCCGAcgatgaggagcaggaggacccAGCAGACTACTGCAAAG GAGGGTACCATCCGGTGAAGATCGGGGATTTGTTCAACGGGAGGTACCATGTGATCAGGAAGTTGGGGTGGGGCCACTTCTCCACCGTATGGCTATGCTGGGACATaca AGTGAAGAACTTCGTGGCGATGAAGGTGGTGAAGAGTGCCCAGCATTACACAGAGACGGCCCTGGATGAGATCAAACTGCTGCGATGT gtgagagagagcgacCCCATCGACCCCAACAAGGACATGGTGGTTCAGCTGATAGATGACTTCAAGATCTCTGGGGTCAACGGCATAC ATGTGTGTATGGTGTTTGAGGTGCTAGGTCACCACCTGCTGAAGTGGATTATTAAATCCAACTACCAAGGTCTGCCGCTGCCATGTGTCAAGAGCATTATCAGACAG GTCCTGCAGGGTCTGGACTACCTCCACACTAAATGTAAAATCATCCACACAGACATCAAGCCAGAGAACATCCTGATGTGTGTAGATGATGCCTTTGTTAGGCGTATGGCCATGGAGGCAACTGAGTGGCAGAAAGCTGGAGCCCCCCCACCTTCTGGATCCGCAG ttagCACAGCCCCCCAGCTCAAACCG gtgGGGAAGATTtccaagaacaagaagaagaagctgaagaagaaacagaagcggcaggcagagctgctggagaggcGGATGCTGGAGATCGAAGCCCTGGAGAGAGAGGCcgagaagaaggaggagagagccAAAGAAGGGGAAGAGAAAGGGGAGAACGAATGCAGCCTGCCCTCACCAATgcagccgccgccgccgccgcctgTGGGCCCCAGCATGGCTCTGGGAGAAAGcgacgacgatgatgacgatgaggaggatggggacgaagaggaggaggagggaggggagagggagagggagagggagaggcccGTCAGGTTGACAAATCATACAT GTGCAGCGCCTCCCCAGGAGCAGAGCGAGCCACCCCACATCAGCGACGAAGACCCCgatgaggaggtggaagaggaggacgagccCACGCCTACTGCTGAAAATGATGGCCCCATTCCCCCCAACACAGAGGAAGGTAACGGAGATCCAACACAAgcggaggtggtggaggaggaggacgaggaggaggaggaggaggaggaaggggaggaggcagaagaggaggaggaggagggaggaggagaaggggcaGAGGATGAGAACGAGGAAGAGGGGACAGAAGAGAAggtagaagaggaagaggaagaagaggaggaggaggaggaggagaaagcgACCGAACGAGAGGAGAATGAGACAGAAGAGCCAAAGAGTGAGagcaaagcagaggaggaagccGTGGTAGGAGAAGAGGACTCaaaggagcaggagggggaagatgaggaagatgaggaagatgaggaggaggaggatgaggatgaggatgatgacgaTGAAGACGAGGATGAGGACACGACCGCGGAACTCCTCACGGACACCTCCTGCCCTATCAAGccccacaacaacaaaagcaactTGGCCAAAACCAACGGTCATGTTTTGTTGGGATCTGAGGGACTGAAACCAAACCCCGGCACTCCCCCGCCTCCCTCGCCCACCCCCGAGCCTCTCCTCTGCCCCCTGGTGGAGTCCGAGCTCAGCTACACAGACAGGGACAACTCTCTCAGCTCCGGTTACGAGATGTATAACGGCGAGCTGGCTGAGCCGGGGCTGACCAACGGCTCCAGTGAGCGCCACCGTGTCACGATGCCTCTCTTCCCCGACTTGCCCCTGGATCCCATGCCGGGTAACCCTATTTCTGTCGGAACGGCAGACATTGCTGGAGCCAACAGCCCCACAGCTGACCGCAGTCGCACTGTGTCGTCCTCCAGCACAGGAGACACACCAAAAG TCAGAGCCAGAGCTGCAGATCTCCTGATCAACCCACTAGACCCGCGTAACGCCGAGTCTATTCGAGTCAAAATCGCTGATCTTGGAAACGCCTGCTGGGTG CACAAACACTTCACAGAGGACATCCAGACGAGACAGTACCGTTCCATTGAAGTCCTGATTGGAGCTGGTTACAGCACCCCTGCAGACATCTGGAGTACTGCCTGCATG GCTTTTGAGCTCGCTACTGGAGATTACTTGTTTGAGCCCCATTCTGGTGAGGACTACTCCCGTGATGAGG ACCACATCGCTCTGATCATGGAGCTCCTTGGGAAGGTCCCACGCAAAGTGGTCGCTGCCGGGAAGTACAGCCGAGAGTTTTTCTCCAAGAAAG GTGAGTTGCGACACATCACCAAGCTGAAGCCGTGGTCCCTGTTTGACGTGCTGGTGGAGAAGTACGGCTGGTCGCACGAGGACGCCGGCCACTTCACCCACTTCCTGCTGCCCATGCTGGAGATGGTGCCCGAGAAGAGGGCCTCGGCCGGCGAATGCCTCAACCACCCCTGGATCAACTCGTAG
- the adck2 gene encoding uncharacterized aarF domain-containing protein kinase 2 gives MMTVMAFGARAALLNLRHAFQKGGSLTRTRLIQNSSRTCFVKRGQILTQIPKVTLLCWGAVNASSIAASCQEATFSSRTADRKSVAKVQVHKVIFFLRLSLRALVLLLKFGPLLLFSPLALMSSRCAVHWLDALLWVTETSGPTFIKLGQWASTRRDIFSKEFCERFSRLHVKVKPHSWAHTKQCLRRAFGEAWRRVLVFESKEPVGSGSVAQVYRGWAKVDQVEDQAFQSLVEELEKEDLLEAWEIPGLGGVASSLWQLWTGSKEEEGYEERSHPEGQHEESSTDKGHMIPVAIKVVHPGVRSQVEIDLLLMKAGSWLLNCLPGLKWLSLCEIVNEFEKLMTKQIDLRFEARNMERFRENFRDVDYVKFPTPLRPFITRTILVETFEESEPVSKYLSSEIPQEMKRRIARMGADTMLKMVFVDNFVHGDLHPGNILVQCLGPPPGSSDSASISGEAHGKTTLTDLWDTVVVSIRPDPCPFQLVLLDAGIVAQLSDHDLANFKAVFRAVVLRQGERVAELFLNHARANECKDVPQFKKEMAQLVDQALSSTISLGKIQVADLLSRVFGLLIKHKVKLESNFASIVFAIMVLEGLGRSLDPNLDILELAKPLLLKNCASLL, from the exons ATGATGACCGTGATGGCTTTCGGAGCGAGAGCAGCCCTTCTCAACCTGAGGCACGCTTTCCAGAAAGGAGGCTCCCTCACCAGAACTAGACTCATCCAGAACTCCTCCAGGACATGTTTCGTTAAGAGAGGGCAGATCTTAACGCAGATACCCAAGGTTACTTTGCTGTGTTGGGGTGCAGTCAATGCGTCATCCATTGCAGCCAGTTGCCAGGAAGCAACTTTTTCATCCCGAACCGCAGACAGAAAGTCTGTAGCCAAAGTCCAAGTGCACAAAGTTATATTTTTCCTCCGCCTCAGCTTACGTGCGTTGGTGCTGCTCCTCAAATTTGgcccccttctcctcttctcccccttGGCTCTGATGTCCTCTCGCTGTGCAGTGCACTGGCTGGATGCCCTGCTGTGGGTGACCGAAACATCTGGTCCCACTTTCATCAAGCTGGGGCAGTGGGCCAGCACCAGGCGGGACATCTTCTCTAAGGAGTTCTGTGAGCGCTTCTCCAGACTCCACGTCAAGGTGAAACCTCATTCATGGGCTCACACCAAGCAATGTCTCAGGAGGGCTTTCGGGGAGGCCTGGAGGAGGGTGTTAGTGTTTGAGAGCAAAGAGCCAGTGGGTTCGGGAAGCGTGGCCCAGGTGTACAGAGGCTGGGCGAAGGTGGACCAGGTGGAGGACCAAGCCTTCCAGTCGCTGGTGGAGGAGTTGGAGAAAGAAGACTTGCTGGAGGCCTGGGAGATCCCTGGTCTGGGAGGAGTGGCCAGCTCCTTGTGGCAGCTCTGGACGGGCagtaaggaggaggagggctatGAGGAGAGAAGTCACCCTGAGGGGCAGCACgaggagagcagcacagatAAGGGGCATATGATACCTGTGGCtattaag GTGGTCCATCCAGGCGTAAGGAGTCAGGTGGAAATTGACCTGCTGCTGATGAAAGCAGGCAGTTGGCTCCTGAACTGCCTACCTGGGCTCAAGTGGCTCAGTCTGTGTGAGATAGTAAACGAGTTTGAGAAGCTCATGACCAAACAG ATTGATCTCCGTTTTGAGGCCAGAAACATGGAGCGTTTCCGTGAAAATTTCCGTGATGTGGATTACGTCAAGTTCCCAACTCCGTTACGACCATTTATCACCAGGACCATTTTAGTGGAAACTTTTGAA GAGAGTGAGCCCGTATCCAAGTACCTGAGCTCTGAGATTCCtcaggagatgaagaggagaataGCCAGGATGGGAGCAGACACCATGCTGAAGATG GTTTTTGTGGACAACTTCGTCCACGGGGATCTCCACCCCGGGAACATTCTGGTCCAGTGTTTGGGGCCTCCTCCTGGCTCCAGCGACAGTGCTAGTATCTCAGGGGAGGCCCATGGTAAGACCACCCTCACCGACTTGTGGGACACAGTGGTGGTCAGCATCAGGCCAGATCCGTGTCCTTTCcagctggtgctgctggacGCCGGCATCGTAGCCCAGCTCAGTGACCATGATCTTGCCAACTTCAAGGCTGTCTTCAGAGCTGTGGTGCTGCGTCAG GGTGAGCGAGTGGCGGAGTTGTTCCTGAATCATGCCCGGGCCAACGAGTGCAAAGACGTGCCACAGTTTAAGAAGGAGATGGCCCAGCTGGTAGACCAGGCCCTCAGCAGCACGATCTCTCTGGGGAAG ATCCAAGTGGCTGACTTGCTCTCCAGAGTCTTTGGTCTACTTATCAAACACAAG GTGAAGCTGGAGAGTAATTTTGCGTCCATTGTGTTTGCCATCATGGTCCTGGAGGGTCTGGGCAGGTCACTCGACCCGAACTTGGACATCCTGGAATTGGCGAAACCCCTTCTGCTAAAGAACTGTGCCTCACTGCTCTGA
- the srpk2 gene encoding SRSF protein kinase 2 isoform X3: MSVNSEKSSSPERPETQQKAPVSAPPPPPPPPPPPEPAGPPEPEEEILGSDDEEQEDPADYCKGGYHPVKIGDLFNGRYHVIRKLGWGHFSTVWLCWDIQVKNFVAMKVVKSAQHYTETALDEIKLLRCVRESDPIDPNKDMVVQLIDDFKISGVNGIHVCMVFEVLGHHLLKWIIKSNYQGLPLPCVKSIIRQVLQGLDYLHTKCKIIHTDIKPENILMCVDDAFVRRMAMEATEWQKAGAPPPSGSAVSTAPQLKPVSTTDVGKISKNKKKKLKKKQKRQAELLERRMLEIEALEREAEKKEERAKEGEEKGENECSLPSPMQPPPPPPVGPSMALGESDDDDDDEEDGDEEEEEGGERERERERPVRLTNHTCAAPPQEQSEPPHISDEDPDEEVEEEDEPTPTAENDGPIPPNTEEGNGDPTQAEVVEEEDEEEEEEEEGEEAEEEEEEGGGEGAEDENEEEGTEEKVEEEEEEEEEEEEEKATEREENETEEPKSESKAEEEAVVGEEDSKEQEGEDEEDEEDEEEEDEDEDDDDEDEDEDTTAELLTDTSCPIKPHNNKSNLAKTNGHVLLGSEGLKPNPGTPPPPSPTPEPLLCPLVESELSYTDRDNSLSSGYEMYNGELAEPGLTNGSSERHRVTMPLFPDLPLDPMPGNPISVGTADIAGANSPTADRSRTVSSSSTGDTPKVRARAADLLINPLDPRNAESIRVKIADLGNACWVHKHFTEDIQTRQYRSIEVLIGAGYSTPADIWSTACMAFELATGDYLFEPHSGEDYSRDEDHIALIMELLGKVPRKVVAAGKYSREFFSKKGELRHITKLKPWSLFDVLVEKYGWSHEDAGHFTHFLLPMLEMVPEKRASAGECLNHPWINS, encoded by the exons GCCTGAGACCCAGCAGAAAGCGCCGGTGAGTGCCCCTCCTCCCCCGCcgccccctccacctccccctgaGCCGGCAGGGCCCCCAGAGCCGGAGGAGGAGATCCTTGGCTCCGAcgatgaggagcaggaggacccAGCAGACTACTGCAAAG GAGGGTACCATCCGGTGAAGATCGGGGATTTGTTCAACGGGAGGTACCATGTGATCAGGAAGTTGGGGTGGGGCCACTTCTCCACCGTATGGCTATGCTGGGACATaca AGTGAAGAACTTCGTGGCGATGAAGGTGGTGAAGAGTGCCCAGCATTACACAGAGACGGCCCTGGATGAGATCAAACTGCTGCGATGT gtgagagagagcgacCCCATCGACCCCAACAAGGACATGGTGGTTCAGCTGATAGATGACTTCAAGATCTCTGGGGTCAACGGCATAC ATGTGTGTATGGTGTTTGAGGTGCTAGGTCACCACCTGCTGAAGTGGATTATTAAATCCAACTACCAAGGTCTGCCGCTGCCATGTGTCAAGAGCATTATCAGACAG GTCCTGCAGGGTCTGGACTACCTCCACACTAAATGTAAAATCATCCACACAGACATCAAGCCAGAGAACATCCTGATGTGTGTAGATGATGCCTTTGTTAGGCGTATGGCCATGGAGGCAACTGAGTGGCAGAAAGCTGGAGCCCCCCCACCTTCTGGATCCGCAG ttagCACAGCCCCCCAGCTCAAACCGGTGAGTACAACAGAT gtgGGGAAGATTtccaagaacaagaagaagaagctgaagaagaaacagaagcggcaggcagagctgctggagaggcGGATGCTGGAGATCGAAGCCCTGGAGAGAGAGGCcgagaagaaggaggagagagccAAAGAAGGGGAAGAGAAAGGGGAGAACGAATGCAGCCTGCCCTCACCAATgcagccgccgccgccgccgcctgTGGGCCCCAGCATGGCTCTGGGAGAAAGcgacgacgatgatgacgatgaggaggatggggacgaagaggaggaggagggaggggagagggagagggagagggagaggcccGTCAGGTTGACAAATCATACAT GTGCAGCGCCTCCCCAGGAGCAGAGCGAGCCACCCCACATCAGCGACGAAGACCCCgatgaggaggtggaagaggaggacgagccCACGCCTACTGCTGAAAATGATGGCCCCATTCCCCCCAACACAGAGGAAGGTAACGGAGATCCAACACAAgcggaggtggtggaggaggaggacgaggaggaggaggaggaggaggaaggggaggaggcagaagaggaggaggaggagggaggaggagaaggggcaGAGGATGAGAACGAGGAAGAGGGGACAGAAGAGAAggtagaagaggaagaggaagaagaggaggaggaggaggaggagaaagcgACCGAACGAGAGGAGAATGAGACAGAAGAGCCAAAGAGTGAGagcaaagcagaggaggaagccGTGGTAGGAGAAGAGGACTCaaaggagcaggagggggaagatgaggaagatgaggaagatgaggaggaggaggatgaggatgaggatgatgacgaTGAAGACGAGGATGAGGACACGACCGCGGAACTCCTCACGGACACCTCCTGCCCTATCAAGccccacaacaacaaaagcaactTGGCCAAAACCAACGGTCATGTTTTGTTGGGATCTGAGGGACTGAAACCAAACCCCGGCACTCCCCCGCCTCCCTCGCCCACCCCCGAGCCTCTCCTCTGCCCCCTGGTGGAGTCCGAGCTCAGCTACACAGACAGGGACAACTCTCTCAGCTCCGGTTACGAGATGTATAACGGCGAGCTGGCTGAGCCGGGGCTGACCAACGGCTCCAGTGAGCGCCACCGTGTCACGATGCCTCTCTTCCCCGACTTGCCCCTGGATCCCATGCCGGGTAACCCTATTTCTGTCGGAACGGCAGACATTGCTGGAGCCAACAGCCCCACAGCTGACCGCAGTCGCACTGTGTCGTCCTCCAGCACAGGAGACACACCAAAAG TCAGAGCCAGAGCTGCAGATCTCCTGATCAACCCACTAGACCCGCGTAACGCCGAGTCTATTCGAGTCAAAATCGCTGATCTTGGAAACGCCTGCTGGGTG CACAAACACTTCACAGAGGACATCCAGACGAGACAGTACCGTTCCATTGAAGTCCTGATTGGAGCTGGTTACAGCACCCCTGCAGACATCTGGAGTACTGCCTGCATG GCTTTTGAGCTCGCTACTGGAGATTACTTGTTTGAGCCCCATTCTGGTGAGGACTACTCCCGTGATGAGG ACCACATCGCTCTGATCATGGAGCTCCTTGGGAAGGTCCCACGCAAAGTGGTCGCTGCCGGGAAGTACAGCCGAGAGTTTTTCTCCAAGAAAG GTGAGTTGCGACACATCACCAAGCTGAAGCCGTGGTCCCTGTTTGACGTGCTGGTGGAGAAGTACGGCTGGTCGCACGAGGACGCCGGCCACTTCACCCACTTCCTGCTGCCCATGCTGGAGATGGTGCCCGAGAAGAGGGCCTCGGCCGGCGAATGCCTCAACCACCCCTGGATCAACTCGTAG
- the srpk2 gene encoding SRSF protein kinase 2 isoform X1: MSSRKVMAIQARKRRPKGKKDRAGHHRRPETQQKAPVSAPPPPPPPPPPPEPAGPPEPEEEILGSDDEEQEDPADYCKGGYHPVKIGDLFNGRYHVIRKLGWGHFSTVWLCWDIQVKNFVAMKVVKSAQHYTETALDEIKLLRCVRESDPIDPNKDMVVQLIDDFKISGVNGIHVCMVFEVLGHHLLKWIIKSNYQGLPLPCVKSIIRQVLQGLDYLHTKCKIIHTDIKPENILMCVDDAFVRRMAMEATEWQKAGAPPPSGSAVSTAPQLKPVSTTDVGKISKNKKKKLKKKQKRQAELLERRMLEIEALEREAEKKEERAKEGEEKGENECSLPSPMQPPPPPPVGPSMALGESDDDDDDEEDGDEEEEEGGERERERERPVRLTNHTCAAPPQEQSEPPHISDEDPDEEVEEEDEPTPTAENDGPIPPNTEEGNGDPTQAEVVEEEDEEEEEEEEGEEAEEEEEEGGGEGAEDENEEEGTEEKVEEEEEEEEEEEEEKATEREENETEEPKSESKAEEEAVVGEEDSKEQEGEDEEDEEDEEEEDEDEDDDDEDEDEDTTAELLTDTSCPIKPHNNKSNLAKTNGHVLLGSEGLKPNPGTPPPPSPTPEPLLCPLVESELSYTDRDNSLSSGYEMYNGELAEPGLTNGSSERHRVTMPLFPDLPLDPMPGNPISVGTADIAGANSPTADRSRTVSSSSTGDTPKVRARAADLLINPLDPRNAESIRVKIADLGNACWVHKHFTEDIQTRQYRSIEVLIGAGYSTPADIWSTACMAFELATGDYLFEPHSGEDYSRDEDHIALIMELLGKVPRKVVAAGKYSREFFSKKGELRHITKLKPWSLFDVLVEKYGWSHEDAGHFTHFLLPMLEMVPEKRASAGECLNHPWINS, translated from the exons GCCTGAGACCCAGCAGAAAGCGCCGGTGAGTGCCCCTCCTCCCCCGCcgccccctccacctccccctgaGCCGGCAGGGCCCCCAGAGCCGGAGGAGGAGATCCTTGGCTCCGAcgatgaggagcaggaggacccAGCAGACTACTGCAAAG GAGGGTACCATCCGGTGAAGATCGGGGATTTGTTCAACGGGAGGTACCATGTGATCAGGAAGTTGGGGTGGGGCCACTTCTCCACCGTATGGCTATGCTGGGACATaca AGTGAAGAACTTCGTGGCGATGAAGGTGGTGAAGAGTGCCCAGCATTACACAGAGACGGCCCTGGATGAGATCAAACTGCTGCGATGT gtgagagagagcgacCCCATCGACCCCAACAAGGACATGGTGGTTCAGCTGATAGATGACTTCAAGATCTCTGGGGTCAACGGCATAC ATGTGTGTATGGTGTTTGAGGTGCTAGGTCACCACCTGCTGAAGTGGATTATTAAATCCAACTACCAAGGTCTGCCGCTGCCATGTGTCAAGAGCATTATCAGACAG GTCCTGCAGGGTCTGGACTACCTCCACACTAAATGTAAAATCATCCACACAGACATCAAGCCAGAGAACATCCTGATGTGTGTAGATGATGCCTTTGTTAGGCGTATGGCCATGGAGGCAACTGAGTGGCAGAAAGCTGGAGCCCCCCCACCTTCTGGATCCGCAG ttagCACAGCCCCCCAGCTCAAACCGGTGAGTACAACAGAT gtgGGGAAGATTtccaagaacaagaagaagaagctgaagaagaaacagaagcggcaggcagagctgctggagaggcGGATGCTGGAGATCGAAGCCCTGGAGAGAGAGGCcgagaagaaggaggagagagccAAAGAAGGGGAAGAGAAAGGGGAGAACGAATGCAGCCTGCCCTCACCAATgcagccgccgccgccgccgcctgTGGGCCCCAGCATGGCTCTGGGAGAAAGcgacgacgatgatgacgatgaggaggatggggacgaagaggaggaggagggaggggagagggagagggagagggagaggcccGTCAGGTTGACAAATCATACAT GTGCAGCGCCTCCCCAGGAGCAGAGCGAGCCACCCCACATCAGCGACGAAGACCCCgatgaggaggtggaagaggaggacgagccCACGCCTACTGCTGAAAATGATGGCCCCATTCCCCCCAACACAGAGGAAGGTAACGGAGATCCAACACAAgcggaggtggtggaggaggaggacgaggaggaggaggaggaggaggaaggggaggaggcagaagaggaggaggaggagggaggaggagaaggggcaGAGGATGAGAACGAGGAAGAGGGGACAGAAGAGAAggtagaagaggaagaggaagaagaggaggaggaggaggaggagaaagcgACCGAACGAGAGGAGAATGAGACAGAAGAGCCAAAGAGTGAGagcaaagcagaggaggaagccGTGGTAGGAGAAGAGGACTCaaaggagcaggagggggaagatgaggaagatgaggaagatgaggaggaggaggatgaggatgaggatgatgacgaTGAAGACGAGGATGAGGACACGACCGCGGAACTCCTCACGGACACCTCCTGCCCTATCAAGccccacaacaacaaaagcaactTGGCCAAAACCAACGGTCATGTTTTGTTGGGATCTGAGGGACTGAAACCAAACCCCGGCACTCCCCCGCCTCCCTCGCCCACCCCCGAGCCTCTCCTCTGCCCCCTGGTGGAGTCCGAGCTCAGCTACACAGACAGGGACAACTCTCTCAGCTCCGGTTACGAGATGTATAACGGCGAGCTGGCTGAGCCGGGGCTGACCAACGGCTCCAGTGAGCGCCACCGTGTCACGATGCCTCTCTTCCCCGACTTGCCCCTGGATCCCATGCCGGGTAACCCTATTTCTGTCGGAACGGCAGACATTGCTGGAGCCAACAGCCCCACAGCTGACCGCAGTCGCACTGTGTCGTCCTCCAGCACAGGAGACACACCAAAAG TCAGAGCCAGAGCTGCAGATCTCCTGATCAACCCACTAGACCCGCGTAACGCCGAGTCTATTCGAGTCAAAATCGCTGATCTTGGAAACGCCTGCTGGGTG CACAAACACTTCACAGAGGACATCCAGACGAGACAGTACCGTTCCATTGAAGTCCTGATTGGAGCTGGTTACAGCACCCCTGCAGACATCTGGAGTACTGCCTGCATG GCTTTTGAGCTCGCTACTGGAGATTACTTGTTTGAGCCCCATTCTGGTGAGGACTACTCCCGTGATGAGG ACCACATCGCTCTGATCATGGAGCTCCTTGGGAAGGTCCCACGCAAAGTGGTCGCTGCCGGGAAGTACAGCCGAGAGTTTTTCTCCAAGAAAG GTGAGTTGCGACACATCACCAAGCTGAAGCCGTGGTCCCTGTTTGACGTGCTGGTGGAGAAGTACGGCTGGTCGCACGAGGACGCCGGCCACTTCACCCACTTCCTGCTGCCCATGCTGGAGATGGTGCCCGAGAAGAGGGCCTCGGCCGGCGAATGCCTCAACCACCCCTGGATCAACTCGTAG